A single region of the Streptomyces sp. NBC_01381 genome encodes:
- a CDS encoding glycine betaine/L-proline ABC transporter ATP-binding protein, which produces MTTTTEKTPATDAAEPVFTVRDLWKVFGPKAQRVPGNAEYAGLSVAELRERTGCTAAVRDVSFDVQKGEVFVVMGLSGSGKSTLVRTLTRLIEPTSGSISMDGTDVLGMDKNQLRELRRHKAAMVFQNFGLLPHRTVLDNVAYGLEIQGVGKAERRAKAMEVVAKVGLEGLENRRPTQLSGGQQQRVGLARALAVDPEVLLFDEPFSALDPLIRRDMQEEVIRLHREEGRTMVFITHDLSEALRLGDRIMLMRDGAIVQLGTPEEIVANPADDYVRDFVQDVAREQVISVRRAMRPAVGAEAETGAAIGPDTLVVDAIEAVARSGEHCRVVDGGRTLGVVDHEQLLAVVAGLDNDPQDKEVAAV; this is translated from the coding sequence ATGACCACCACCACTGAGAAGACGCCCGCCACCGACGCGGCGGAGCCCGTGTTCACCGTCCGGGACCTGTGGAAGGTCTTCGGGCCCAAGGCCCAGCGCGTACCGGGCAATGCGGAGTACGCGGGTCTCTCCGTGGCCGAGCTGCGCGAGCGCACCGGCTGCACGGCGGCCGTCCGGGACGTCAGCTTCGACGTCCAGAAGGGCGAGGTCTTCGTCGTCATGGGCCTGTCCGGATCCGGCAAGTCCACCCTGGTGCGGACCCTGACCCGGCTCATCGAGCCGACCAGCGGCTCCATATCCATGGACGGCACGGACGTGCTCGGCATGGACAAGAACCAGCTGCGTGAACTGCGCCGCCACAAGGCCGCGATGGTCTTCCAGAACTTCGGCCTCCTTCCGCACCGCACGGTCCTCGACAACGTCGCGTACGGCCTGGAGATCCAGGGCGTCGGCAAGGCCGAGCGCCGCGCCAAGGCCATGGAGGTCGTCGCCAAGGTCGGCCTCGAAGGCCTGGAGAACCGCCGCCCCACCCAGCTCTCCGGCGGCCAGCAGCAGCGCGTCGGCCTGGCCCGCGCCCTCGCCGTCGACCCCGAAGTGCTGCTCTTCGACGAGCCGTTCAGCGCGCTCGACCCGCTGATCCGCCGCGACATGCAGGAAGAAGTCATCCGCCTGCACCGCGAAGAGGGCCGCACGATGGTCTTCATCACCCACGACCTGAGCGAGGCGCTGCGCCTCGGCGACCGCATCATGCTGATGCGGGACGGCGCCATCGTGCAGCTCGGCACCCCCGAGGAGATCGTCGCCAACCCGGCCGACGACTACGTCCGCGACTTCGTCCAGGACGTGGCGCGCGAGCAGGTCATCTCCGTACGCCGCGCCATGCGCCCCGCCGTGGGCGCCGAGGCCGAGACCGGTGCCGCGATCGGCCCGGACACGCTGGTCGTCGACGCGATCGAGGCCGTCGCGCGCAGTGGCGAGCACTGCCGCGTCGTGGACGGCGGCCGCACCCTCGGCGTCGTCGACCACGAGCAGCTGCTCGCCGTGGTCGCGGGCCTCGACAATGACCCCCAGGACAAGGAGGTGGCGGCTGTATGA
- a CDS encoding GMC family oxidoreductase, giving the protein MSQTEYDFVIVGGGTAGSVIASRLTENPDVTVAVIEGGPSDIDRQDVLTLRKWLGLLGGDLDYGYTTTEQPRGNSHILHSRAKVLGGCSSHNTLISFKPLPSDWDEWEEAGATGWGAKAMDPFYGKLRNNVVRVAKKDQNQIATDWVEATKTALGVPEVVGFNDKPFDEGVGFFDLSYHPENNKRSSASVAYLHPHMEAGDRPNLHLFLETWATKLELDGKTARGVHIRTKDGAEQLLTARREVLVCAGAVDTPRLLMHSGIGPAKDLQALGIPVVHDLPGVGENLIDHPESVIVWETNGPIPGNSAMDSDAGLFVKRDPDHKGPDLMFHFYQIPFTDNPERLGYERPEHGVSMTPNIPKSRARGRLYLTSADPEVKPALDFKYFEDEGDYDGQTLVDGIKLARKVAQAEPFAKWLKREVFPGPDVTDDAEISELVRKAAHTVYHPAGTCRMGASTDELAVVDPALRIRGLEGIRIADASVFPTMPAVNPMIGVLMVGEKCAELLTGSDVR; this is encoded by the coding sequence ATGTCCCAGACCGAGTACGACTTCGTCATCGTCGGTGGCGGCACCGCAGGATCGGTGATCGCGTCCCGGCTCACCGAGAACCCGGACGTCACCGTCGCCGTCATCGAGGGCGGCCCCAGCGACATCGACCGCCAGGACGTCCTCACGCTGCGCAAGTGGCTCGGCCTGCTCGGCGGCGACCTCGACTACGGCTACACCACCACCGAGCAGCCGCGGGGCAACTCGCACATCCTGCACAGCCGCGCCAAGGTGCTCGGCGGCTGCTCGTCGCACAACACCCTGATCTCCTTCAAGCCGCTGCCGTCCGACTGGGACGAGTGGGAAGAGGCCGGGGCCACCGGCTGGGGCGCCAAGGCGATGGACCCCTTCTACGGCAAGCTGCGCAACAACGTCGTACGCGTCGCCAAGAAGGACCAGAACCAGATCGCCACCGACTGGGTCGAGGCGACGAAGACCGCGCTCGGCGTCCCCGAGGTCGTCGGCTTCAACGACAAGCCCTTCGACGAGGGCGTCGGCTTTTTCGACCTCTCGTACCACCCGGAGAACAACAAGCGTTCCTCCGCTTCGGTCGCCTACCTCCACCCCCACATGGAGGCCGGTGACCGCCCCAACCTCCACCTCTTCCTGGAGACCTGGGCCACCAAGCTGGAGCTCGACGGCAAGACCGCCCGCGGCGTCCACATCCGCACCAAGGACGGCGCCGAGCAGCTGCTCACCGCCCGCCGCGAGGTGCTCGTCTGCGCCGGTGCCGTCGACACGCCGCGGCTGCTCATGCACTCCGGCATCGGCCCGGCCAAGGACCTTCAGGCCCTCGGCATCCCCGTCGTGCACGACCTGCCGGGCGTCGGCGAGAACCTCATCGACCACCCCGAGTCGGTCATCGTCTGGGAGACCAACGGGCCGATCCCCGGCAACTCCGCGATGGATTCGGACGCCGGTCTCTTCGTGAAGCGGGACCCGGACCACAAGGGCCCGGACCTGATGTTCCACTTCTACCAAATCCCGTTCACGGACAACCCGGAGCGGCTCGGCTACGAACGCCCCGAGCACGGTGTCTCGATGACGCCGAACATCCCCAAGTCCCGTGCGCGCGGCCGCCTCTACCTCACCTCCGCGGACCCCGAGGTCAAGCCCGCCCTCGACTTCAAGTACTTCGAGGACGAGGGTGACTACGACGGGCAGACGCTCGTCGACGGCATCAAGCTGGCGCGCAAGGTCGCGCAGGCCGAGCCGTTCGCCAAGTGGCTCAAGCGCGAGGTGTTCCCCGGCCCCGACGTCACCGACGACGCCGAGATCAGCGAGCTCGTGCGCAAGGCCGCGCACACGGTGTACCACCCGGCAGGGACCTGCCGAATGGGTGCCTCCACTGATGAACTCGCCGTGGTCGACCCGGCTCTGCGGATCCGGGGACTCGAAGGAATCCGAATCGCGGACGCATCCGTCTTCCCGACGATGCCGGCCGTGAACCCGATGATCGGAGTGCTCATGGTCGGGGAAAAGTGCGCGGAACTGCTGACCGGGAGTGATGTCCGATGA
- a CDS encoding aldehyde dehydrogenase family protein, translated as MTGTEGKRDVSAQQTIHVGGEWLSALSGATREILDPADAKPFAVIAEGGTEDADAAIAAAREAFDHGAWPQTPVAERAALLRRVADLLVRDREEIGLLESRDAGKTLEEGRVDVDCVADAFRYFADLVIGEGAGRVVDAGSDDIHSVVVHEPVGVCTMITPWNYPLLQASWKIAPALAAGNTFVIKPSEITPLTTVALIELLVEAGLPAGVANIVTGPGHTVGARLSDHPDVDLVSFTGGLVSGTKVAQAAALGVKKVALELGGKNPNVVFADACATEEGFDTAVDQALNAAFIHSGQVCSAGGRLIIEESVRERFVAELARRASKIKLGRGTEDGVECGPLVSQQQREKTEMYVASALEEGAVLRSGGKRPEPSDARPATGYFYEPTVLDQCHREMKVVREEVFGPVLTVETFRTEDEAVALANDTEYGLAGAVWTTDAGLGRRMARRMRHGTIWINDFHPYLPQAEWGGFGKSGVGRELGPAGLAEYRESKHIYQNLAPAPVRWFAG; from the coding sequence ATGACAGGAACGGAAGGCAAACGGGACGTGTCCGCACAACAGACCATCCATGTGGGCGGAGAGTGGCTTAGCGCCCTCTCCGGCGCCACGCGCGAGATCCTCGACCCGGCGGATGCCAAGCCGTTCGCAGTGATCGCCGAAGGCGGCACCGAGGACGCCGACGCGGCGATCGCCGCCGCCCGCGAGGCCTTCGACCACGGAGCGTGGCCTCAGACTCCGGTCGCCGAGCGTGCCGCGCTGCTTCGCCGCGTCGCCGACCTCCTCGTTCGCGACCGGGAAGAGATCGGGCTCCTGGAGAGCCGCGACGCCGGCAAGACCCTCGAAGAGGGCCGCGTCGACGTGGACTGCGTCGCCGACGCCTTCCGCTACTTCGCCGACCTGGTGATCGGCGAGGGCGCGGGCCGTGTCGTCGACGCGGGATCCGACGACATCCACAGCGTCGTCGTGCACGAGCCCGTCGGCGTCTGCACGATGATCACGCCCTGGAACTATCCGCTCCTGCAGGCCAGCTGGAAGATCGCCCCGGCGCTCGCGGCGGGCAACACCTTCGTGATCAAGCCGAGCGAGATCACGCCGCTGACCACGGTCGCGCTCATCGAGCTGCTCGTCGAGGCCGGCCTCCCGGCGGGCGTCGCCAACATCGTGACCGGTCCCGGCCACACCGTCGGCGCCCGGCTCTCCGACCACCCCGACGTCGACCTGGTCTCCTTCACCGGCGGCCTCGTCTCCGGCACCAAGGTCGCCCAGGCCGCCGCGCTCGGCGTGAAGAAGGTCGCCCTCGAACTCGGCGGCAAGAACCCCAACGTGGTCTTCGCCGACGCCTGCGCCACCGAAGAGGGCTTCGACACCGCCGTCGACCAGGCCCTCAACGCCGCGTTCATCCACAGCGGGCAGGTCTGCTCCGCCGGTGGCCGCCTCATCATCGAGGAGTCGGTCCGCGAGCGCTTCGTCGCCGAACTCGCCCGCCGGGCAAGCAAGATCAAGCTCGGCCGCGGCACCGAGGACGGCGTCGAGTGCGGTCCGCTCGTCTCGCAGCAGCAGCGCGAGAAGACCGAGATGTACGTCGCGTCCGCCCTGGAGGAGGGCGCGGTGCTCCGCTCCGGCGGCAAGCGCCCCGAGCCGAGCGACGCCCGCCCCGCGACCGGCTACTTCTACGAGCCCACCGTGCTCGACCAGTGCCACCGCGAGATGAAGGTCGTACGCGAAGAGGTCTTCGGCCCGGTCCTGACCGTCGAGACCTTCCGCACCGAGGACGAGGCCGTAGCGCTCGCCAACGACACCGAGTACGGTCTCGCGGGCGCCGTGTGGACCACCGACGCCGGTCTCGGGCGCCGGATGGCCCGCCGCATGCGCCACGGCACCATCTGGATCAACGACTTCCACCCCTACCTGCCGCAGGCGGAGTGGGGCGGCTTCGGCAAGAGCGGCGTGGGACGCGAGCTCGGACCCGCCGGGCTCGCCGAGTACCGGGAGTCCAAGCACATCTACCAGAACCTGGCGCCCGCGCCGGTGCGCTGGTTCGCGGGCTGA
- a CDS encoding proline/glycine betaine ABC transporter permease: MSVAPSPVLEKKDSVSPPGPTEGPGPLAALVRNPKAIALLVAVLVAVVSAAVTANGVWPSDLTFDVRSPLDDVNTWMAQNRDTHPIFLYFLLHISNTSESAVDGVLSGLESLGFIGVTVAAVLISWYAGGAKLRRRSLTLAGIAFGTFAVIGVLDVWEEAMETLALMVVCVAVAGLVGVLLGLAAGLSDRAERILRPVFDTMQVLPAFSYLLPFVLMFDVGTPAVFMATVIYSAPPMARLTSLGLRGADAAALEASQSLGASAWQRLWTARLPLARKPMLLGLNQTIMMCLSMVVLATVVGAGGLGDPIFTAISTLDVGLAAPAGIAIVLIAIWLDRTTAAFGERVDDSAPERSAFVTRILWAVMAAVIAGAAVLGQALGRTEWPENWVVDISQPINEAFGWIERELGSGVPVLGGTLTWASGFTRWVINPLFDALLATPWWAVLLLAGVLAYLAGRWRAAVTAVLALGAIGAMGLWNNSMDTLSQVIAALVVTLLLGFAIGVFAARVDWVDRMIRPVLDTMQTLPAFIYLIPMVGLFGSGPAAGAVAAVIFALPAVIRITSQGVRQIDPSALEAARSLGASTGQQLWQVQLPLARPALLVALNQGVVLVLSMVVIGGIIGGGALGVDVIRGLTKGDLGLGLTSGIAIVCLGLLLDRISQPGKDVKERALR, translated from the coding sequence ATGAGTGTCGCCCCGTCTCCGGTACTGGAGAAGAAGGACAGCGTGTCCCCGCCGGGCCCCACTGAGGGCCCCGGGCCGCTGGCCGCACTCGTGCGCAACCCCAAGGCCATCGCGCTGCTCGTCGCCGTGCTCGTCGCGGTCGTCTCGGCGGCCGTCACCGCCAACGGCGTGTGGCCCTCCGACCTGACCTTCGACGTGCGCTCGCCGCTCGACGACGTCAACACGTGGATGGCGCAGAACCGCGACACCCACCCGATCTTCCTCTACTTCCTGCTGCACATCAGCAACACCTCGGAATCCGCGGTGGACGGTGTGCTCAGCGGTCTGGAGAGCCTCGGCTTCATCGGGGTGACCGTCGCCGCCGTACTCATCTCCTGGTACGCGGGCGGGGCGAAGCTGCGCCGCCGCTCGCTGACCCTCGCGGGCATCGCCTTCGGCACCTTCGCCGTGATCGGCGTGCTCGACGTGTGGGAAGAGGCGATGGAGACCCTCGCCCTGATGGTCGTCTGTGTGGCCGTCGCGGGGCTCGTCGGTGTGCTCCTCGGCCTCGCGGCCGGTCTCTCGGACCGCGCCGAGCGCATCCTGCGGCCGGTCTTCGACACGATGCAGGTGCTTCCGGCCTTCTCGTATCTGCTGCCCTTCGTCTTGATGTTCGACGTGGGCACCCCGGCCGTCTTCATGGCGACCGTCATCTACTCCGCCCCGCCGATGGCCCGGCTCACCTCACTGGGCCTGCGCGGCGCCGACGCGGCGGCCCTCGAGGCCTCGCAGTCGCTCGGCGCAAGCGCCTGGCAGCGGCTGTGGACGGCGCGCCTCCCGCTGGCCCGCAAGCCGATGCTGCTCGGCCTCAACCAGACGATCATGATGTGTCTTTCGATGGTCGTGCTCGCCACGGTGGTCGGCGCCGGCGGTCTCGGCGACCCGATCTTCACGGCGATCTCCACCCTCGACGTGGGCCTCGCGGCGCCTGCCGGCATCGCGATCGTGCTGATCGCCATCTGGCTCGACCGTACGACCGCGGCGTTCGGCGAACGGGTCGACGACTCGGCACCCGAGCGCAGCGCCTTCGTGACGCGCATCCTGTGGGCCGTCATGGCCGCCGTGATCGCGGGCGCCGCCGTACTCGGCCAGGCGCTCGGCCGCACCGAGTGGCCGGAGAACTGGGTCGTCGACATCTCCCAGCCGATCAACGAGGCCTTCGGGTGGATCGAGCGCGAGCTCGGCTCCGGCGTACCAGTCCTCGGCGGCACCCTCACCTGGGCGAGCGGCTTCACCCGCTGGGTCATCAACCCGCTGTTCGACGCCCTGCTCGCCACCCCGTGGTGGGCGGTGCTCCTGCTTGCCGGTGTCCTCGCCTATCTCGCGGGACGCTGGCGCGCGGCGGTCACCGCCGTGCTCGCGCTCGGTGCGATCGGCGCGATGGGTCTGTGGAACAACTCGATGGACACCCTCTCGCAGGTCATCGCGGCCCTGGTGGTCACGCTGCTCCTGGGCTTCGCCATCGGCGTCTTCGCGGCCCGGGTCGACTGGGTGGACCGGATGATCCGGCCGGTGCTCGACACCATGCAGACCCTGCCGGCGTTCATCTATCTGATCCCGATGGTCGGACTGTTCGGCAGTGGCCCCGCCGCCGGCGCGGTGGCCGCCGTCATCTTCGCGCTGCCCGCCGTCATCCGCATCACGTCCCAGGGCGTCCGCCAGATCGACCCCTCGGCCCTGGAGGCGGCCCGCTCGCTGGGCGCATCCACCGGCCAGCAGCTCTGGCAGGTCCAGCTGCCGCTGGCCAGGCCCGCGCTGCTCGTCGCCCTGAACCAGGGCGTCGTCCTGGTCCTCTCCATGGTCGTCATCGGCGGCATCATCGGCGGTGGCGCGCTCGGTGTGGACGTGATCAGGGGCCTCACCAAGGGCGACCTCGGCCTTGGTCTGACGTCCGGTATCGCGATCGTCTGCCTCGGTCTGCTCCTCGACCGGATCTCCCAGCCCGGCAAGGACGTCAAGGAACGCGCACTGCGCTGA